Proteins from a genomic interval of Campylobacter concisus:
- the gap gene encoding type I glyceraldehyde-3-phosphate dehydrogenase, protein MSVKVAINGFGRIGRCAARIILERDDVELVAINDTATRDMTRYLLKYDSVHGEFKQDVKVISDEFIEVNGKKIRVFSTRDLNELGYVDYGADVVLECTGKFLTTEKCEPYLARGVKKVVMSAPAKDDTATFVVGVNDDKYAGEAIVSNASCTTNGLAPVAKVLNDKFGIIKGLMTTIHAYTNGQSLVDVKAKDFRRSRAAALNIGPTTTGAAKAIAKVLPELNGKMHGQSVRVPVANVSMVDLTAVLKRPASKEEINEAFRAAAESNLRGILFVDDDYRVSSDFCTSAYSSIVASDTTQVIADDMVKVFAWYDNEWGYSTRLVDLAKIVATK, encoded by the coding sequence ATGTCAGTTAAAGTAGCAATAAACGGCTTTGGGCGTATCGGTAGGTGTGCCGCTCGTATTATTTTAGAGCGTGATGATGTTGAGCTTGTCGCTATTAACGACACCGCAACAAGGGATATGACGCGCTATCTGCTCAAATACGACAGCGTGCACGGCGAATTTAAGCAAGACGTTAAGGTGATAAGCGACGAATTTATAGAAGTAAATGGCAAAAAGATAAGAGTTTTTTCAACAAGAGATCTAAACGAGCTAGGCTACGTAGATTACGGCGCGGACGTAGTTTTAGAGTGTACTGGCAAGTTTTTAACCACTGAAAAATGTGAGCCATATCTTGCTCGCGGCGTCAAAAAAGTCGTTATGAGCGCTCCAGCAAAAGACGATACAGCAACATTTGTAGTCGGCGTAAACGATGATAAATACGCAGGCGAAGCGATCGTCTCAAACGCAAGCTGCACCACAAACGGCCTAGCTCCAGTGGCAAAGGTGCTAAACGATAAATTCGGCATCATAAAAGGGCTGATGACTACGATACACGCATATACAAATGGTCAGAGCCTAGTTGATGTAAAAGCTAAAGATTTCCGCCGCTCACGCGCTGCAGCGCTAAATATCGGACCTACGACAACCGGAGCTGCAAAAGCGATCGCAAAAGTACTTCCCGAGCTAAACGGCAAGATGCACGGACAAAGCGTGCGCGTACCGGTAGCAAACGTTTCTATGGTTGATCTAACGGCGGTTTTAAAAAGACCTGCTAGCAAAGAGGAGATAAACGAGGCGTTTAGAGCGGCTGCTGAGTCAAATTTAAGGGGAATTTTATTCGTCGATGACGATTATAGGGTTAGCAGCGACTTTTGCACGAGTGCATACAGCAGCATCGTAGCCAGCGACACTACGCAGGTCATTGCTGATGATATGGTGAAGGTCTTTGCGTGGTACGATAACGAGTGGGGCTACTCGACAAGGCTTGTGGATCTAGCTAAGATCGTGGCTACGAAGTAA
- the nadD gene encoding nicotinate (nicotinamide) nucleotide adenylyltransferase gives MKLALFGGSFDPVHLGHDSIVKMALSGLDIDKLIIMPTFISPFKSEFSAPPELRLKWIREIWGGLEKVEISDYEINLARPVPTIETVKYLYKKFKIEKFYLIIGADHLATLDKWHGYEELKNLVQFVIAKRNHIEIPRNLQKMDVHVDVSSSQIRHQKGLDELPSEIKDEIINFYQGLKMQERSMQERTESIVKVLDAKKAEEIQVFDMSGDDYFVKAVVIATTLGERHAYSLAEDLKEELKPLGEKFIGTESSPDWIVMDLGDILIHLLSPAYRAKYNIEEFLQKLKTSKES, from the coding sequence ATGAAGTTAGCACTTTTTGGCGGGAGCTTTGATCCGGTTCATTTAGGACACGATAGCATTGTGAAAATGGCACTAAGCGGCCTTGACATCGACAAGCTCATCATCATGCCAACTTTTATAAGTCCCTTTAAGAGCGAATTTTCAGCTCCGCCAGAGCTTCGCCTAAAGTGGATAAGAGAAATTTGGGGCGGACTAGAGAAGGTCGAGATATCAGACTATGAGATAAATTTAGCTCGCCCAGTGCCTACCATAGAGACGGTTAAGTATTTGTATAAGAAATTCAAGATAGAGAAATTTTATCTCATAATAGGCGCGGACCACCTAGCCACGCTTGATAAGTGGCACGGATATGAGGAGCTAAAAAATTTAGTGCAGTTTGTGATCGCTAAGCGCAATCACATAGAAATTCCGCGAAATTTACAAAAAATGGACGTGCACGTGGATGTTAGCTCGTCGCAGATCAGGCACCAAAAGGGGCTTGATGAGCTGCCTAGCGAGATAAAAGATGAGATTATAAATTTTTACCAAGGATTAAAGATGCAAGAGAGATCGATGCAAGAGCGCACCGAAAGTATAGTTAAGGTTTTAGACGCAAAAAAGGCTGAAGAGATACAAGTGTTTGATATGAGCGGGGATGATTATTTCGTAAAGGCCGTAGTTATCGCTACTACGCTTGGCGAGAGGCACGCTTACTCGCTGGCTGAGGATCTAAAAGAGGAGCTTAAGCCTCTTGGAGAGAAATTTATAGGCACGGAGAGCTCGCCTGACTGGATCGTGATGGACCTTGGCGACATTTTGATACACCTTTTGAGCCCAGCTTACAGGGCAAAATACAACATCGAAGAGTTTTTGCAAAAGCTAAAAACTAGCAAAGAGTCTTAA